A genomic region of Oncorhynchus mykiss isolate Arlee chromosome 16, USDA_OmykA_1.1, whole genome shotgun sequence contains the following coding sequences:
- the mad2l2 gene encoding mitotic spindle assembly checkpoint protein MAD2B yields MRDKIYPVSWWGSAKMGERRFQHSAHNTSTSVFSRYQCAPYKRHNQATTGSSGCKQIYRRCSHQKMTTLTRQDLNFGQVVADILCEFLEVAIHLILYVREVYPSGIFQKRKKYNVPVQMSCHPELNQYIHDTLHCVKPLIEKNDAEKVVVVIMDKEHHPVERFVFEISQPPLLSISSDTLLSHVEQLLRAVILKISVCDAVLENNPPGCTFTVLVHTREAATRNMEKVQVIKDFPWIVADEQEVHMQEPRLIPLKTMTSDIVKMQLYVEERAQKAS; encoded by the exons tggtgggggagtgccaagatggggGAACGGAGGTTTCAACACAGCGCACACAATACGTCAACTAGTGTGTTTTCAAGATATCAGTGTGCGCCATATAAACGTCATAACCAAGCGACGACAGGAAGCAGTGGATGTAAACAAATATACAGACGTTGCAG CCACCAGAAAATGACAACGCTAACAAGACAAGACCTCAATTTTGgacaag TGGTGGCTGACATCTTGTGTGAGTTTTTGGAAGTGGCTATTCATCTCATCCTCTATGTACGAGAGGTGTACCCATCTGGAATATTCCAGAAGAGAAAGAAATACAATGTACCTGTACAG ATGTCATGCCACCCAGAGCTGAACCAATACATCCATGATACTCTTCACTGTGTAAAACCCCTCATTGAGAAG AATGATGCAGAAAAAGTGGTTGTGGTCATCATGGACAAAGAGCATCATCCAGTTGAGAGATTTGTCTTTGAGATTTCACAGCCTCCTCTTTTATCCATCAG CTCTGATACATTGCTGTCACACGTGGAACAGTTACTGAGGGCGGTTATCCTGAAGATCAGTGTATGTGATGCAGTTCTGGAAAACAACCCACCGG GATGTACGTTTACAGTGCTGGTCCACACCAGGGAGGCAGCCACCCGTAACATGGAGAAGGTTCAGGTCATCAAG GATTTTCCATGGATAGTTGCAGATGAGCAGGAAGTACACATGCAGGAGCCCAGACTCATACCCCTGAAGACCATGACATCAGACATTGTGAAA ATGCAGCTGTATGTGGAGGAGAGGGCACAAAAGGCTTCATAG